In the bacterium genome, CGATCTTTTTCATCGGCGCACAACAGGGCACAGCGCCGCAGGTGTAGCTCAACTGCCTGATGCCGGGAAAGCGCTGATGGAGAAAGGCCTGCAATTGGGCGTAGGGCCTGGCGTTCGCACAACGGTCGCCGGATACGCCCAGACCGATATTCGCCAGGCCGTTCCCTTTGGGAAAAATCCATGCATAACCGCCTGGCGTTTCTTTTTCAGAGAAGTAGAAATGGCAGGTGTCCATAGGCAGATCCACAGGACCGGCCAGCACCTGCGCACAGGCGTCCAAGTCGCGGAGCGGTGTGACGGTTTTCAGACCGCCCCATCGTCCGACACGCGATTCAACGCCGTCAGCGCCAACGACCACCTTCGCCGTGACCGTCACTTCGCGGTTTAGCCACTGCAGCTGCACCTGCGCTCCTCTGACTTTATCGATATGCAATCCATAGACATTGGCCTTGACAAACAGCTCGGCGCCGGCCTGCACCGCTTGATGCGCCAGATCGAAATCAAATTGTTTGCGGTCCAGCAGCAGCCCGGTGTGTCTGCTGGCAATCTGCAATTCTGCGCCGGAGGGGGCGTGGATGACCGCCTTGGTGATGCGCTGGCAGATCCAGGACTCGGGCACATACGGAAACAAGTTGCGAAAGGCCCCTTCGCCTACACCTTCGGCACAACGCACAGGAATGCCCGCCACTCGGTCTTTTTCCAACAGCAGCACTTGAGCCCCGGTCTCTGCTGCGGAGCGCGCCGCCATGGCGCCGGCAGGACCTGCGCCGATCACCACGACGTCATAATGATTCTTCATGCTGCATCTCCAGGGCATCCATCGGGCATACCGTGGCACAAGATCCACAACCAGTACAGCGTTCTGCAAGCAAACGCCAGTGCGCTTCATCGAGCCGAATGGCATCCGCGGGACATACGGCGACGCAGGCGCCGCAATAATCACAACAAATCGGCAATCGCTGTTCAGGCTTCATGTACGCAAGCTCGGATAATTGACGGCAAAACGAACACGGTAATACCACTTGCTGACGAAAAAGACTAAAACGATGAAAAAGAGATAAGCAGGAAAACGGATGCACATGATCAGGGACAAGAAGAGAATCGAATACTTGCAGGTTTCCTGAACGCTCCTCTCGTCCTGTTTCACCACGGTGCGAATGAAAAAGGGCAGCGCCAGCAGAGACGCCGTAAGGATGACCGGATCGCGCATCCACACGGCGGTTGCCACGGCGCTGAGTTCGGCGATGAAACCAGCGAGGATGGTTTTTGGCATTCCCCACCGCACCGCCGCGGTGATCTTGGCCGCTGCGGCGTCTCCGTGCCGGTCCGGTATGGTGGTGAGGAAATAGACCGCCAGGATGGCCAGTAGATAAGGAAGGCTGTGCAGCAGCATGGAGAGCGACCAGCCGGCCTGCAGACACCAGCCATAACTAAAGATGGCCAGGCCGCCGAGAAAATTGGTCAGACCGCCGCCGATCGGCCGGTCCTTGAGCGATAGCGGCGGCAGGCTGTAGGCCCAACCGGTGATCAGAAAAGCGGCCGCCAGGAGCAGCGCCAGATCGCGGCGAAAGAACAGCATGGCCAGGATGGGAACGGCGCAGAGCAAGGCGGTTTCCAGGTAAGCGGCGCGCAACGAAATGTCTCCGTTGGCGATCAGATAGAGTTTGTTGTTCAACTGGTCGCTCTGAATATCCATCGTTTGGTTGATGAGGAACGAGGCGCCGAGCACCAGGGTCAGTCCAACCAAATAGAGCGCTATGAGAATCTCCGAAACAGCCCCTCCCTGCAGCGCCGGCGTTGTGCGCGCCTGTGCCCAATGTCCGGCCAGGGCCACGGTCCACACGGGGTAGAACAGTGTGGGTCGTAGAACGAAAATATAATCGAGCAGTTTCAGGCTGGCCCTCATGAATCAGGTAACCTCATGTTGGAGCTTGTCGATGCTGTCCTCAATCAGGATGGGATACTCGCCGGAAAAGCAAGCAGTGCAATAACCCCCTTCTTCGCAGGAGACCGAGTTCATCAAGCCCTCCATGCTCAGGTAGGCCAGGCTGTCGCACTCGAGATAGGTGCGAATCTGCTCAACGCTCATGGTGGCGGCGATCAACTCCCCCTTATGGGGAAAATCCATGCCATAGTAGCAGGGCGCGATGATGGGCGGCGAGCTTACGCGGACGTGCACCTCTGCGGCGCCGGCATTGCGGACCAGGCGGACGAGCTGACGCAGCGTGGTGCCGCGCACGATGGAATCTTCCACCAGCACCACACGTCGGTCGTTGAGCACTCCTCTCACAGCGTTGAATTTCACCCTCACGCTGAAATCGCGCATATCCTGTTGCGGATGAATGAAGGTGCGGCCGACATAGTGGTTGCGGATGAGTCCCAATTCAAATTTCACGCCGGAGCGGCGCGAGTATCCCAGTGCGGCGGTGTTGCTGGAGTCCGGCACAGAGATTACAATGTCGGCGTCCGCCGGACTGGCCAGGGCGAGGTTTTTGCCCAGCTTTCGTCTTACTTTGTCGACGTTTTCATTGTAAATGCGGCTGTCCGGACGGGCGAAGTAGATGAATTCGAAAATACAGGCGTATCGCGCCGGGCAGGGCTCGATCTGATGGCTGTGCATTCCGTTGGGCCCGATTTCAATCAGCTCGCCGGGTTGAACGTCGCGGATCACATCGGCGCGCATCAGATCCAGCGCGCAGGTTTCGGAACAGACGAACCAGACGCCGTCTTTTTTGCCGAGGCAGAGCGGCCGCACGCCGTTGCGGTCGCGGGCGGCATAGATGCGATCCTTGGTCATCATGACCAGCGAATAGGCGCCGCTTATTTGCCGTAGCGCCTGAATGATTTTTTCCGACAGGGTGGCGGCGTGCGACCGCGCAATAAGGTGAAGGATGACCTCGGTGTCGGTGCCGGTTTGAAACAGCGCACCCTCATTCGCCAGTTGCTTGTGCAAAAGCCCCGAGTTGGTAAAGTTGCCGTTGTGGGCAACGGCAAAGGGACCATCGACAAGGTTCACCAGGATGGGTTGGGCATTGACCAACAAGGAGGCGCCGGTGGTTGAATAACGATTATGGCCGATGGCCAGATGGCCGGACAGTGTGGTGAAAATCTGCGCATCGGAGAAAACGTCCGCCGCCAGCCCGCGGCCGACATAGCGATGCAACTGCCGGCCGTCGCCGGAGACAATGCCGGCGCTTTCTTGTCCCCGGTGCTGCTGGCTGTAAATGCCCAGATAGGCGAAACGCGCCGCGTCCGGATGGCCATAGACCGCCACCACGCCGCAGTTGGAGCGCGGTTTATCGATACAAGTGCACAGGGCGGACGCGCTCATTGTGACGGTTCCATGAATAAAAGACGGCTGATCCGAATCGACTGGTGCGTCATTACCGGGATGGCGCGTTTTCCCTTGGCACCGGCCGACGTTGCAGCGTGGACCAGGTGTGGAGAAAATGAGGGCCTCCTTCCCCCGGGAGGGATTGTGTGCAGACTGAGGAGTTTGGCTTTCCCCTGCATGGGTTTTGCTTCCTGTGATTGATAGTAAATAGTGACTCGATGATTGAATCGAATTTGTGAGAAAGCGCTTTCAGCGGCCCAACGCGATCAGGGCGTATCCCAAACCGCATCCCACGGCATCCGCCACCAGGTCGCGCCAGCTTGCCACGCCTTTACGACCGCGGCGGTCATAGATCTCCTTGGCGATGCCCAGGGAAAAAGAAAATCCCAGCCCTGCGGTGCAGGCTTGGCGATGAGAGCAGTTCATCTCTTCGTGAGCCATGTAATATCCCAAGCCCACCAGGAAGGCGGAACAGACCAGATGGTCCGCCTTGTCCTTGGCCAGCCAGAGGTCTCGGGCGACCGGTGTAAGTGGGTGGTGGATGGTGCTGTCGGACTGGGACTGACCGAGCAGCATTGATGGCAGAAGAAATAGCCAGCAGAGTCGGACCATATCAAAACCCCAATTCGGCGCTGATCTTTTGCATGCCGCTGATGGCAATGGTGGTGAACTCTTCCAGAGAAAGACCGAGATCCGTGCAGGTCTGAATCTGTTCACGATTCGCGCCCTTGGCAAAGCTCTTCTCTTTGAACCGGCGCAGGACAAACTCGCTGGTGAGCGAGACCAATTTTTTATCCGGGTGCATGAGCGCCGCCGCCACGATCAATCCGGTGATGGGATCGACGGCGTACAGCGCTTTGTCCAAAAGGCTTTCGCGCGGCGCCAGGTTGTTGTGGCATCGAATCGCATGCAGGATCTCTTCGGCCACTGCATGGGGTTTGAGCAGTTCCATGGTGACCACCGTGTGCCGCTCCGGCGTTCTCATGGTCTCCTCATAATCCAGATCGTGCAGCAGTCCCGCCAGTCCCCACGCTTCTTGGTCCTGGTGCAGGTGTTCGGCTAGTTCGCGCATCACCGCTTCGACCGCCAGCACGTGTTTGAAGAGATTAGGGTTGGTGAAGCGGGACCGGGATAATTCAAACGCCTCGGCTCGCGTCATGTTTCAACCTCCAAGGGCAAAATGAAATGTGAGTTTTATGACCGGTGTCTGAAAGAGCGGATCCGCCATCGGCGGTCCTATGCTGAGCTCTAAACTTTCATCAAATCCGTGCAGATGCGCATCCACATACGCATCGGCCATGGCGTACAGAATCACGGCGGCCAACCACCAGATGGCAAGGCTGCGGTTGTCGCGATAAAAGGCGCGGTCCTGCTGATGGTCGCTGCGTGCAGCCAGTTGGTTGAGGATCACGGCATCCGCCGCCAGCCCGATCTCACCACCGGCCAGCAGCACGGCTTTGAATTTTTTCCCATTATACCATTGTCCCCATCCCGGCACCGCCAGCGAACGCAACATGGCGCCGGTGGGGGACTTGATGGAATCGGCTGCGGACGGTTGATCGGCGGCCCAGGCAGCGCACCCGGCTCCCAGCAGAGCTGCTGCGAGAATGGTGCAACAACGCATCATTCGATGACCGCCACCGCTTCGATCTCGACCAATCCGTTTTTGGGCAGCCGGGCGACCTCGATGGCGGAACGCGCAGGCGGCTGCTCAGGGAAAAAAGTGGCGTAGACCTCATTCATGGCGGCAAAGTCGTCTATGTTTTTCAGGAACACGACGGTTTTGACCACATGGCGCATGGACGCTCCGGCTGCCTCCAGGACGGCCTGCAGGTTGCGCAGCGCTTGTCTGGTCTGGGCCGCCGTTCCGCCCTCGACCAGGCTGCCGGAGCGTGGATCTATACCTAATTGGCCGGCTGTGTAGATAGTGCGGGTCGGTGCAACGTGAATGGCCTGGCTGTAAGGGCCGATGGCCGCAGGCGCCTGATCGGTTTGAATGACGTGATGCATGGTTCTCCTCGATGTCGTTAGGTTTGGAACTGCATGGTATACAGTTTTTGATATAATCCGCCGGCTTGAACCAGATCGTCATGACGCCCCTGCTCCACAATGACGCCGTGGTCAATAACGATAATGCGGTCGGCGTTGAGAACCGTGGACAAACGGTGGGCGATGACAAAGGATGTACGGTGCTTCATCAGCCTTTCGATGGCCTGTTGAACCAGTATTTCCGATTCGGTGTCAAGCGCTGAGGTTGCTTCGTCCAGGATCAGGATCGGCGGATTTTTTAAAACCGCGCGTGCGATGGCGATACGCTGGCGTTGCCCGCCCGAAAGTGTGACCCCGCGTTCGCCGATGTTGGTGTCGTATCCCTGCGGCAGCTGAGAGATAAAGTCATGAGCGTTGGCAACGCTGGCCGCTTTCATCACCTCTTCCAGCGATTTGTCCTCCAGTCCGTAGGCGATGTTGCGCAGCACCGAATCGTTGAAAAGAATAGTCTCTTGGGTGACGATGCCCATGAGCCGGCGCAGATGGCTCAACTCCAGATCACGCAGGTCCTGTCCGTCCAGAGTGATCCGGCCTTTTTGCGGATCGTAAAAGCGCGGCACCAGATCCACCAGCGTGGATTTGCCGACGCCGCTGGGCCCGACGATAGCCAGGCATTCGCCCTTGCTGATCTCGAGCGTGATGTCTTTTAGAACCAGCCGATCACGATGGTAGCCAAAGGAGACCTGCTGAAAAGCGATGCTGGAGGCAAAGTCGGTCACGGGAATTGGATGGGGGCGGTTCTGCACAGCAGGTTTTTGATCCAGGACATGAAAAATGCGTTCCGCGGCCGCCAGCCCTTCCTGAATGCGGTTGTGTACGCTGGAGAGCTCTTTAATCGGCTGCATC is a window encoding:
- a CDS encoding UbiA family prenyltransferase produces the protein MRASLKLLDYIFVLRPTLFYPVWTVALAGHWAQARTTPALQGGAVSEILIALYLVGLTLVLGASFLINQTMDIQSDQLNNKLYLIANGDISLRAAYLETALLCAVPILAMLFFRRDLALLLAAAFLITGWAYSLPPLSLKDRPIGGGLTNFLGGLAIFSYGWCLQAGWSLSMLLHSLPYLLAILAVYFLTTIPDRHGDAAAAKITAAVRWGMPKTILAGFIAELSAVATAVWMRDPVILTASLLALPFFIRTVVKQDERSVQETCKYSILFLSLIMCIRFPAYLFFIVLVFFVSKWYYRVRFAVNYPSLRT
- a CDS encoding amidophosphoribosyltransferase; the protein is MSASALCTCIDKPRSNCGVVAVYGHPDAARFAYLGIYSQQHRGQESAGIVSGDGRQLHRYVGRGLAADVFSDAQIFTTLSGHLAIGHNRYSTTGASLLVNAQPILVNLVDGPFAVAHNGNFTNSGLLHKQLANEGALFQTGTDTEVILHLIARSHAATLSEKIIQALRQISGAYSLVMMTKDRIYAARDRNGVRPLCLGKKDGVWFVCSETCALDLMRADVIRDVQPGELIEIGPNGMHSHQIEPCPARYACIFEFIYFARPDSRIYNENVDKVRRKLGKNLALASPADADIVISVPDSSNTAALGYSRRSGVKFELGLIRNHYVGRTFIHPQQDMRDFSVRVKFNAVRGVLNDRRVVLVEDSIVRGTTLRQLVRLVRNAGAAEVHVRVSSPPIIAPCYYGMDFPHKGELIAATMSVEQIRTYLECDSLAYLSMEGLMNSVSCEEGGYCTACFSGEYPILIEDSIDKLQHEVT
- a CDS encoding RidA family protein, translated to MHHVIQTDQAPAAIGPYSQAIHVAPTRTIYTAGQLGIDPRSGSLVEGGTAAQTRQALRNLQAVLEAAGASMRHVVKTVVFLKNIDDFAAMNEVYATFFPEQPPARSAIEVARLPKNGLVEIEAVAVIE
- a CDS encoding NAD(P)/FAD-dependent oxidoreductase, whose translation is MKNHYDVVVIGAGPAGAMAARSAAETGAQVLLLEKDRVAGIPVRCAEGVGEGAFRNLFPYVPESWICQRITKAVIHAPSGAELQIASRHTGLLLDRKQFDFDLAHQAVQAGAELFVKANVYGLHIDKVRGAQVQLQWLNREVTVTAKVVVGADGVESRVGRWGGLKTVTPLRDLDACAQVLAGPVDLPMDTCHFYFSEKETPGGYAWIFPKGNGLANIGLGVSGDRCANARPYAQLQAFLHQRFPGIRQLSYTCGAVPCCAPMKKIVNDRLMLAGDAAHQVNPLTGGGIVNALIAGRLAGKIAGQAVQENDCSAERLREYEKTWQQTEGVRQARAFRLKQAMFSLDDDRLNLLADTVLNLPFEKRTIINIFKHALLKKPSLIWDAVKVFT
- a CDS encoding HDIG domain-containing protein is translated as MTRAEAFELSRSRFTNPNLFKHVLAVEAVMRELAEHLHQDQEAWGLAGLLHDLDYEETMRTPERHTVVTMELLKPHAVAEEILHAIRCHNNLAPRESLLDKALYAVDPITGLIVAAALMHPDKKLVSLTSEFVLRRFKEKSFAKGANREQIQTCTDLGLSLEEFTTIAISGMQKISAELGF